A stretch of the Pan paniscus chromosome 2, NHGRI_mPanPan1-v2.0_pri, whole genome shotgun sequence genome encodes the following:
- the LOC129397506 gene encoding LOW QUALITY PROTEIN: tubulin beta-8 chain-like (The sequence of the model RefSeq protein was modified relative to this genomic sequence to represent the inferred CDS: inserted 1 base in 1 codon) gives MDSVRSGPFGQVFRRDNFISGQCGAGNNWAKGHYTEGAELMESVMDVVXEAESCDCLQGFQLTHSLGGGTGSGMGTLLISKIREEYPDRIINTLSILPSPKVSDTVVEPYNATLSVHQLMENTDETFCIDNEALYDICSKALKLPTPTYGDLNHLVSATMSGVTMCLRFPGQLNADLWKLAVNMVPFPRLHFFMPGFAPLTSRGSQQYRALTVAELTQQMFDAKNMMAACDPHHGHYLTAAAIFRGRMPMREVDEQMFNIQDKNSSYFADWLPNNVKTAVCDIPPRGLKMSATFIGNNTAIQELFTCVSEQFTAMFRRKAFLHWYTGEGMDEMEFTESNMNDLVPEYQQYQDATAEEEEDEECAEEEVA, from the exons ATGGACTCTGTGCGCTCGGGTCCCTTCGGGCAGGTCTTCAGGCGAGACAACTTCATTTCCG GTCAGTGTGGGGCCGGAAACAACTGGGCCAAGGGACACTACACCGAAGGCGCAGAGCTGATGGAGTCAGTGATGGACgttg aggaggctgagagctgtgactgcctgcagggtttcCAGCTGACCCACTCCCTGGGTGGGGGGACTGGGTCTGGGATGGGTACCCTTCTCATCAGTAAGATCCGGGAGGAGTACCCAGACAGGATCATAAACACATTGAGCATCCTGCCCTCGCCCAAGGTGTCAGACACCGTGGTGGAGCCCTACAACGCCACCCTCTCAGTCCACCAGCTCATGGAAAACACGGATGAGACCTTCTGTATAGATAACGAAGCGCTATATGACATATGTTCCAAGGCCCTAAAACTGCCCACACCCACGTATGGTGACCTGAACCACCTGGTGTCTGCTACCATGAGTGGGGTCACCATGTGCCTGCGCTTCCCGGGCCAGCTGAATGCTGACCTGTGGAAGCTGGCCGTGAACATGGTTCCGTTTCCCCGGCTGCATTTCTTCATGCCCGGCTTTGCCCCACTGACCAGCCGGGGCAGCCAGCAGTACCGGGCCTTGACTGTGGCTGAGCTCACCCAGCAGATGTTTGATGCTAAGAACATGATGGCTGCCTGTGACCCCCATCACGGCCACTACCTAACAGCAGCTGCCATTTTCAGGGGTCGCATGCCCATGAGGGAGGTGGATGAACAGATGTTCAACATTCAAGATAAGAACAGCAGCTACTTTGCTGACTGGCTCCCCAACAACGTAAAAACAGCCGTCTGTGACATCCCACCCCGGGGGCTAAAAATGTCAGCCACCTTCATTGGGAATAATACGGCCATCCAGGAACTCTTCACATGTGTCTCAGAGCAGTTTACAGCAATGTTCAGGCGCAAGGCCTTCCTCCACTGGTACACAGGCGAGGGCATGGATGAGATGGAATTCACCGAGAGCAACATGAACGACCTGGTGCCTGAATATCAGCAATATCAGGATGCCacggcggaggaggaggaggatgaggagtgtGCTGAGGAGGAGGTGGCCTAG